GATTTAAGCTATTCCTAAGGAAACTTCCAGCTGGTAGAAAGCTGTGCCACTTCATACCACATGAGTATGCACTATTCTCCGTCTACTTAAATCCACATCTATCCAACTGTTATTTTGaagtataataataaaaatagaatgtATCAAGACTGCTATAAAACGCATGGATGAAGAGTGGGTGTTTTTTCTACGTGACTTAAAATGTGCATCTCTTCGCTCAGAAAATAAAGGCAGATTATAATAGACTGATATAGGCCTTTCCATGGAAGGCAAACATGGAAACATGATGACTTCTCTCCTGGAAATGGGGCTGTTGGCAGCAGTTTCTGATCCGACCTCTCTGCTGGCCTCACCACCCACTAACTGGACTGACCTTTGCAATCATGACAGAGTAAATGCCCATCTGCTGGAAGCCACGGGTGTAGTACAGCATGTTTGCCCAGCCCAGTGCCAAGGAGAAGACCATGGAAGCCACGTACAGTTCCTGGCCACAGAAGTACAGCACCACAGAGCTCAGGAGGAGCAAAGAGTGAACAAAGCTGAAAGACAAGCAAGGAATAGGAGAATATCTGCACATCCACTGCATACGCTGTATTGCAAGTCCACCTTGGAGATCTATTCCTAACTCTTCTGCACTACACATTCACCACACTTCTAAACACTTCATTTGCTTTACCTCCAAAGGAAGTTGCTGATGCAGATACATTTGTTCAACTGCTATTTTGTAAGTACCTATGAAATTATAGCAAAGTATCTTTAAGGGTGTAGAGGGCAaaatatgaggagcagctgaagtcacttggttcattcagccttgagaagaagGGAACTAGGGGAGACCTTGTGGtagcctacagcttcctcacgagtGAGAGTGCAGGGGAAGGCATTGATCTCTGCTCCCTGGTGACCAGCAGTAGGACCTAAGGGAATGGCATGAAAATGCAACAGGGGAGATTCAGGCTGGATATTGtaaaaaggttcttcactgagagggtgtttgggcactggaacaaacaggctctccagggaagtggtcacagcactgagtctgttggagttcaagaagcacttggacaacgctctcagacatatggtctgatttttgggtggtcccaTGTGGAGCTAGGAGCTGGAATCTGTGATCTTTTTCACTTTGGGATATTCTATAACTGTATACCTGTTAGGAGTGGTTTAAGCTAAACATGCAGATCTCACACACTCGTGTTTCATGCTGGAATACAGTCAGACACTGGCACTTACAAAAGAACCTCACTGTAGCTGTCAACTATCAGCGTCTTCAATGATGGGCGCCTCTGCACAAAGTACTGTatctggaagggaaaaaaaatggcatagtgagcagggagggcagatAAAGACCAGGTTTGCATCCAAAGAAGGGAGTAAATATCCCATGGGAATGCATCAACTAAGTGTTGGTATCTATACCAGGGAGCTGGTTCTCATTCAGCATCGCAAAAGAATAGCTCATACAACACTGTTAAAAAATCCAGGGAGGACTCTCTTCGTAACACTACATTTCCTTTACATCTAGGGCGTCTTTTCATGACACCAACCTATTCAAGTCAGTGGTCTGAGGACCTGTGATTCACTGGATACTATCCATTGGCTGCCAAGGGAAAGAAGACTGCCTTTAAGCTAAAACAGAATCTTTAATGTAGGCTTAGCTACTTGCAAAACCCAGGCTTAAGCTTTGGCTAGGCTAATTACTCAGATGCTCATTGACTTCTTAGGACCTTCTTTTTTATACAATAGATAAAACCATACCTTAGCCTGAGGGCTTGTTAGTAACCTAACCAGGCCAAGGAAAAAGCTTTGTAGGTCTCAGCTAAAATATGAATTATCTTGTCAACCTATTTTAATGAATGCAAAAGACAGGCTTGGTTTTCACCTACACTTAAccaaagagcaaaaagaaaaagtttcaaaTATCTTAcccctctgaaaaaaaaatagagtccTCCCAGTACACTCAAGATCTCTCCAGTCACTCGAAAATATTCCCCAGTGCTGTGACCAAATGTGAAGGGAGGCTGTGTAAGACAAAAGACAGAGATGTTCAGCAAAACTGGAAATAGGAAAGGCCTGTCCTtgccagcagctgaaagcaacTTCATTTCTGAAGGAACAGGTTAAGCTTCTGAATGTGCTGCAGCAAGGGGCAAAGCTTGCCTGGAAAGCAAGCAGGGCCAAAATCTCCCTCCTAACTTcaggaaaggcagaaaactgACCTTATGACCTTAGGAGCACACATTGAAATGGGAGGCTGATCTGGGATAACATGCACTGTGTGGTTCCCCTGATGTGTGACAGGAGTAAcataccttttctttcttatccaCAGGTCTGTAGTAGGCAGCTGCAGTGAGAATGATGATATGCATGGTATAGACAAAGAAGTTGAAGTAAAATAAGTGTTTGACAAACCGGTCCCACTTGTCTTGCAGCAGCCTGTTGAGGGGTTCCACCAGCAGCATCTCATGACGATTCTGAATGAAAGGATGAAGAGAATCTTGACATGACCGGTATGCACCAGTAtgctttgaaaacagcaaatgacACTCAACTTCAGCAAACATTCCCTCTAATACTCTTAAACATAGGAAAGAAGATTGCTGTTTTACAGCAACGACACAAAGATACACTGTGTAGAACATGGAGCTCTTCCCCAACAGTCCCCAGACTGCAAATAAAATGCCAAGGAGGTGCATACTCACTGGCGTTTCACTGCTGTAGGCAATAATCTCAAGCACTGAATTCTTCTCACAGGTGTCTATACAGGACAGGTCATAAAGCGATGAGTGGACAGGCCCATAAGCCCATTCAGTGAACTTTCTAGACAAGTGCCTGCACTCAGGGTCTTTGATCTCTCGTCTGAGGATGTAAGCGAAAATCTAATTGCAAAAGAACAATACAAACAACATTTCAAACAACATTTCAGTGCTAATGGGCTTTTAGTTCCTCAGTATCTCTGTAAGAGTGGATtgctttaatttatattaacACAATTTAACTATGCTGAAGTCAATCTGCTGGAGCACTGCAGAGATCAAAGTCTGAAGTAAACAATATTAATTTACTCACTGTATGCTAGtggatgaaaaatataaatgtggaAGGAAGcccatttctttgctttctacCACTTATAACTTGCCATTATCTGTTTcaacacacaagaaaaatacagagatgtACATTACACATCTCTGACCTTACAGTCACACTGAATGGGGACTTCCAGTCAGTCAAAACTACAAGACCTCTAGTTCATGTAACAGCAGAAAGCCACTTTCTGTTTCCACCTGGGCTGTCTTGTATACTGCTAGCAAATATGTAATGCCAGTTGGGTAggtgtgcatgtgcacacacacacccctcacAGCCTTTAAGTACTGTGCAGTTTTGCATGTTAAACTGCAGCATTAATTCCTCTTAACTGAAAGGCCCCAGCAATAAGCAATGATAAAATCTGTCCTGCataaatgttttgcatgtaCTCTGTATAACTTGATGCAGTGATGGGATAGCTGGACACGTTTGCTCACCTACCCCTATCTTCCCAGTTTTAGCTGCCAGAGTTAATGGAGTCAGCCCTTTCTTGTTGGTGAGTTCTTCTAGCTTCAGGATTGGATTAATTTTGGCACCGAGGATCAATATGTTATTATACATCTTGGTAACAAACTTGGTATTATCCTTAGTATTGTCTGCAATCTCCACCAGGGTATGCAGGACCATATTGCCCATGGAGTCCTCAGCGGCAATGTTGGCAGCCTGGTATGGGTTCTCAAGGAGGAATTTCACAATGCAGAGCTGGTTAGTACAGGCAGCCAGGGATAGAGGCAGCTCTCCTACAGATAAACAATGTGAATGAATGGTCAGAAACCCCACCACATGTGCAAGCCTTACTACACATCCAAAACCAAAAAGGAGACCATGTTGTTTTCAACTTTCGCTATGAGAAAAAGAGGTGAATTTCTTTATCTAAAACAGCATCAATTCTGATAGCTGTTTgaatcacattttctttggtttaACTGCACTACAGAAACATGGCTGCTTAGAAAAGCACCAAAACGAAGACCAGTGGAAGGTTACAACCTTTCAAAGAATATAGTGCCCAGGAAACCAAGGGATGCAGACACCAAGCTGACACTGAAAACCATTAACTACCAACTGTGTTTCATTATAATCTAAGCCTTTGGAGTAAGTGTCTTGACTAAGTGGTGGATTAAACCACTTATGACTTCTGAGCCTCCAGTCTCACATGAACAGGATTATTTAACAGTTTGCACTTGGGATAATGCTAGGATAACTCAATCAATAAAGCCCATGCTATGCTTGCTCttaccaaaataaaaaccaggTTTCCCTTTGATTTTCCTGAAGAACTCCCCACAGGCTCTTGCATGAACATCTGCTCCATTCTGGACCAAGAGCTTCACCAGGTACATGTTCCTTCGCTCAATGGCAATGTGGAGTGCAGTCTGGCCTACAGAGACACTCATCAGAGAGAAATCTTAAGCATTTAATATAGAGTGAGAGCTTTCAGGCACCACAATTCATTCAGCTCCATGTAAGATGGTAGAATTGAGAGCTcgttggaataaaaaaaaaaattagaattaaacaaaaaatgtggCACAGACAGCAAATGCACGTCCCCTGATTTGCTGTTAAATCACCGTCACAAAGAGTAGAATACTGCACCTGTCTAACAAAAGACTGCACTAGCATGAATTCACTGATTGTTAATCACACACTGGAACTTTTGATGCTGCATCCTCAAGCATAAGACCTCATGCAAAAGACTGTTTGAGAGCCTTGCGTTACCCTATCTTCAGTCTTATCAGCAAGAGTATTCACAGTATTCACTGCTCTCTTACCCTTGTAGTAGTTGTCAGTATACTCTGCGTTAACAAACTCTTTCAGAGTTCCAGTTTTCTTTGCAATATCCAGCAGCAAGGGAATGGTATCATTTTTCCCATCATGTAGATTCAGCATGGCTTTCAGTAAGCAGGTTTTCCCAGTTTCTGGTTCTGtaacaaacaaaatcacagcTACATAGAAGTGACTAGAAACCCACCATCTACTTCCAGACATACAGGAATTAATTAAATTGTtatgaaaacacaagaaaaccaATTCAGAGTTTTACAAACTTcaacttttctgatttttcctaTAACTTTACAATCAGTGGGCTGCTCAATCAGTAGGGATGTACAGGCTATTAGAAGACCTCGTGAAGCTACTTCACACTTATcagcaatgttgttttgtgcattgttctttttattttatttttattatttttatttttttttgtccatctaccctcttcctcctctcccactgCCCATCTCTGGAGTACTACTGGAAGAAGACAAGGGCAACTTAAGGTATGTGACACTAAGTGTTACCTTTGAATTCATCATCTGTGAGATGCTTCAAGGTCCTATTAAGATAGAGTAGCAGATCATCCAGGTCCCTTGTGTTGCCTTGGGCTACAGCATCAAAGATCCTTCTGCGGTCATAAAACTTGAAAGCTTTTTCAGAGCAGCCTGTGATGGAATCTGTAGATAGAAGCCTAACGAGGGTAAATTTCAGTTAAAGTCAGATATTTAGCAGACTTTTTATGAACTACCAGAaaactattttccttttgcttgtaTGAAATAGGAAGCACTTCTGATTAATATAGATGGATCTGCAAAACGTACAAAATAATGTCTGCATGCAATTGTCCTGACAAAATTGCATGTTTGCTGCTGTAAAGCTGAAAACACAACTTAAAAGATGCACTGAAGTATGACAGTCTAACTGCAGGCCTGGTTGCCAGGCAATCCTATGTTATTCTGAGTGATGTCTATTTACTGAACACCTTTGAGCATATGGTCTAAAGCTTATCACTAACTTTGGGCAAGACATCCATGGACTAAATTTTCAGAGATGCCAAGAGACAACAGCTACATGTATTATCAGTTTCAAATAAAACACTCCTTCCTTCACTAAAAATAGTGAAACTGAGAAAACAGGCATGAAAACGCAGAGTGAAAACATACTGCTCTAAGAAGCACAGACTACAACTGTCATAATATGTCCAGTACTCACCACACCTTACAACACAAACTTACTTGTGAAGTTTCCCTCTCTCCAAATTTGCGTGAAATTTGATGACAGAAGGTGCCATCAGGTGATCCATCTGGTAGAAGGAATCCATGGGAGCCATGTCCTTGTCACTATCCCCCATCACAAACCGCCCACGTCTTGCAAAGATGTTGCTTTTAGGTGGCTGCACCTTGGTGCTGAGTGAACCCTGGAGGCTGTCAGGTGTTTCCAGTGCAGAGTCCTCCCCATCTGTATGTTCATCTGTCACTTCAGATTCCTCCAGGTCAGAACTGCCAAATTTCTTCATCTTCCCAAGAATGGAAGACATGATGAACAGGCAGTCTGTGAGGAACCACAAAAACACCTCAAGTAAGCACTTTAGAGCACCATCTATTTTCTGGTTTGTGCCACCATGTATTCTcaggaaaaatagcaaaatagcaTAGTATAGGTGAAATACTAAAGGCTGCAGTTCAACTTGCTGTGTCCTCTGTGCTCACCTTTCAAGTTTTTTGTGTACAATCactctgaaaaaataacataatacCTTATTTACTCAATCATtctataaaaaagaaataatctgaagaaaaatactctCATTTGGAATATGATACTAAAAGTATGGAAGAACAATTACTTTATGgaaaaagttataaaaacaacttttataaagaaatggaaaaaatacgCTGGGAATACAGCCgtgtttgattttcatttttggtCTCATTTAAATCAATGTAGATTGAGCCAAAACTGTCAGGGAGATGGGTATGCAGAATggaataatgtattttctacagaaaaagtaCAATATTAGAAGCAGCAGAATGGACTTAATCCTGTCTTCCTGACAACCTACTCAAACCTGTTTCAgttacaattattattattccatttatttctaaTGTCCATTGGTAGCATCTTTGATAATTAGaacaaaactgcatttcctTGTAAGTACGAATTTGCACAAGAAATAATCATTAAATTCTATGAAaagattctgaaaataaattaaaaaaacagtaataaaatttaagaaaatattaccTATCCTGGAAAAACACATAAACCTACCTAACTCTTGGAATCTTATGTACATCAAAGCTTGATTCAATAaatgaggaaatattttttttaagaatgtcTAACTGAATCACAACTTATAATAAATGCTTAAGAGTTTACGAGTAAATAGCAAGCATGCTATTCAAATATACATAGAGAACTTACAAATATcgtaaaaaaaatcctgtcttcCACAAAATAGTCCAGTTTCAGTAAACAACCTCTGTTCTACAGGAATTTGGTGCCAGATTCTTCCTCCTAGGTGTCTGCGCTGCAAAGACCTCAGAGCTTTCTTCTCCACTTCATTTGTCTGGAAAATTGTTCTACGTGCTGCTGATTCTTTAGAATCAAGGGAAGTTCActagaagaacagaaaatagagtaataaaatcattaagaacAATTCTGGAACGAGAAGCATCAGTAGCTTCTATTCCCAGGAGCTTAGCAAAGCTCTTTACAAGAATCACAGCAAGTTGTTGTTGTCCCTACCACCACCATCACACTAATTGCATTTAGTAATGGATCCTCCTCTACAGATTTCCTCTTTGTAAATACACttaagcttaaaaaaagaaaaagaaaaaacaaaaaccaaaaaacagcaATTGTTTCTGTGGGTCACAGTTTCACTTCACTTGACAAAACTTCGTAAAATATGCCACAGCCCTTCTCTGAGATCATTTATCTTTCTGGGCACTCTTGTGTGGCTGCTGTAAAGCCCCGtgaagtattttaaagacaAGCTGATTCTGAACGGAGTAGAAGAACTCAACGACAATAGTCTTAAGGCCATTTTATCATTCCACATTCCTACtatgctttatttaaataatatatatgtaacagaaagcttttaaatattaatgtcaTTAGAAAAAGAAGTTGTATCTAATCCAGACTTGATCTAACACCATTAAAATGAAGACCTGTGTTAAATGTATCATATATATACTATCTTTCTGCCAAAGACCAGGCTTGAGAGAGAGATTTCCACAAAGTTAAGCCAATAGGCTATAGCTGTTAGGCTAGAAGAAACCACCAGACCTCTAGCTCCTGTGGTCTGGAGTTAGATATGAAATTATTGAATGAAATTATCTGGTTTATGTTTTGCAAAAGGTAACTATAGGATCATAAGAGATCTTTCTAGTCTTGCCatttatctatatatataagaataatATATTTGCCTATTTAATAGCAAACTAATTATACCACTTAAAACACCTTATGGCATTGTactcaaaagaaataaaatgcctgTTTATTAATGCATAAGTATGGATTACCAATAAGCCAGGTCCCTGGCTGGCCCTCCTGGAACTTTGCTGCGCAGAGAATCTGCTTCAACATTATGATTAACTCCTTCACCACTTCCAAGGAACAGCTTAGTAAGAAAACCATAAAGCTCAGTGGAGGGTCTCCCGTACTCAGTTTCTAGCTTCTTCCTTGCTATTTTTGCTGAAtgctccttctttctcttttcccgTTCCTGGCATCAGCTCCTCTCAGTCTTCCCATGCTCTCGAGTACACAGTTTGGGagctttctgtcattttctgagCTTTGATGTCTCTTTCATCAGCCTCcttgatttctgtttcttgtgAAGGTGTTACTTCCTTCTTACCAGCAGCAATTCCATTACTTTTTGCCACAGTTCTTGGAGATATCATATTCTGCCTCAGCAGGGACCTCATTTATAAGTGTGAGCTCATAAGAATGTGTGAATGCTTATCAAAACACGCCAGTAGCAAACAAGAAGGaaatttattccttttcatGGGCCAGCATCCCATAGCTTTCCATGGTAAACAGATTTCATGCAACTTCTGTGCTCAAGAGTgcttaataaataaaaccctcTCCATTGCTGCAAACGGAAAAGCATCAGCATGGAAGCATGCTAGAGATCTTAAAGATGTCTCCAAGACTACTCTGCAGGTCAGATATATTCTTGCCTTTGCTAATAGAACCTAAAACCACGCCGTAATTGTACCAGTTTCTGGTAAACAACCAGTGAATGCATTTTCCATAAGCCTTGCATTCCAGGTATCGCCAGTCATGGTACAGGCCTACCCATTCCTTTGACCTTAGCCCACTCCAACAGACCTGAGTAGTCACAGAAATAACATTCTatggtttattttaattgttttgtcgACATGCAAGCCAAGGCTGTATTCCATCTTTAACAGAGACAACGTACAACGCATGAGAACTGGCATTCATTTTGTGAAGAGCCACCAAGACCCCCAAATAAAACTGGTATCTTGGTCTGTTGCCTGTATGTATGGATACAGTGAGAAACTCTAAGGACAAGAACTCTCTAATAAAAGCATCACACTAAATTACAAAAGCTGCCCATTTCTCCTAGCCTTCCTAAACACACTTTCTACCTGGAAAATGAGCCTTACACGAAGTATCATTTTATGCAGAAGTTAATGGATTTTTCCTTGTCACTCAGTCAAATTTAATGTGATAATTATGTCTCATTTCACAAACCGGAATGACAGAGCaaggaaataaatggaagaCCCTGTGCATGCCCAGGAGCAGAAACAGACATTAAATACAAGCTGTGTTTTCCATTGTAATGAGTAAGATGACACACTGAATACAACTCCAGAAAAAGTGAGGAAGTGAAAGGAAACACTGTacagccaaggaaaaaaaaaaaaaaaaaaaaaaaaggacgaTGCATCTCAGGCCAGTCTAAacagtagttttattttctgtggaacATCACCATggcagcccccacagcagcATCAACATCCTTCCCATAAACCACAGGGAATG
This DNA window, taken from Anas acuta chromosome 19, bAnaAcu1.1, whole genome shotgun sequence, encodes the following:
- the TRPV1 gene encoding transient receptor potential cation channel subfamily V member 1, with protein sequence MSSILGKMKKFGSSDLEESEVTDEHTDGEDSALETPDSLQGSLSTKVQPPKSNIFARRGRFVMGDSDKDMAPMDSFYQMDHLMAPSVIKFHANLERGKLHKLLSTDSITGCSEKAFKFYDRRRIFDAVAQGNTRDLDDLLLYLNRTLKHLTDDEFKEPETGKTCLLKAMLNLHDGKNDTIPLLLDIAKKTGTLKEFVNAEYTDNYYKGQTALHIAIERRNMYLVKLLVQNGADVHARACGEFFRKIKGKPGFYFGELPLSLAACTNQLCIVKFLLENPYQAANIAAEDSMGNMVLHTLVEIADNTKDNTKFVTKMYNNILILGAKINPILKLEELTNKKGLTPLTLAAKTGKIGIFAYILRREIKDPECRHLSRKFTEWAYGPVHSSLYDLSCIDTCEKNSVLEIIAYSSETPNRHEMLLVEPLNRLLQDKWDRFVKHLFYFNFFVYTMHIIILTAAAYYRPVDKKEKPPFTFGHSTGEYFRVTGEILSVLGGLYFFFRGIQYFVQRRPSLKTLIVDSYSEVLFFVHSLLLLSSVVLYFCGQELYVASMVFSLALGWANMLYYTRGFQQMGIYSVMIAKMILRDLCRFMFVYLVFLLGFSTAVVTLIEDDNEGQDANISEYTRCCHTKRGRTSYNSLYYTCLELFKFTIGMGDLEFTENYRFKSVFVILLVLYVILTYILLLNMLIALMGETVSKIAQESKSIWKLQRAITILDIENSYLNCVRRSFRSGKQVLVGVTPDGQDDYRWCFRVDEVNWSTWNTNLGIINEDPGYSGDLKRNPSYSIKPGRVSGKNWKTLVPLLRDGSRREETQKLPEEIKLKPILEPYYEPEDSETLKDSLPKSV